The genomic region TAATAGGATATTTCAGGGTCATGAGGATTTTTGCACTGCAGAGAGATGGACAGTAAAACTATTTTATAAGAAAGCATTTCACTTAACAAAAAACCCAACATGTATAAACCAATACTGTTCTGtcatcatgaaaattatatactGCTCAGGGGCATCGCAAGTCTTAGATTGCCCCATTTAAGGGCTGACTTGCTTCCCCCCTAAGGGCCCCATCCTCAAGATTATTTCCCTAAAAGTACACCTATATAGGTCTGGGTGTAGCTTAAAAATGCTTCTagaacagatttaaaaaaaaaaaaaaaaaaaaaaaaaaaatatatatatatatatatatatatatatatatatatatatatatatatatatatatatatatatatatagcaaaggaAGCTCGCAGCACCCCAGAAACTGATTGTGctcgcttcacccccccccccccaagaaaaaatgaTGCCCCAGTTGCTGTTTACTATATACACATTGTTTAATAATAAAGTTCTCTTATTCACATTTTCAGGGCCTAACTAATACTATAAAATGAGGATAAGGAAAATTCCAATTTACAAAATGCACTGTTTATTCTACAATTATGATACAATCATTTTAATAAATAGTATACAAAAAGTGATGATAGGGTGGATATTATTACAAGTACCTCTTAGCAACTTGTTTAAAACAAGTAACAAAACATACAGGTGCATATACAGTTCATGTCATTTTgtcacagatttatatatatatattaatatgaaaatgatgcTTCTTCTGCCCATTAAAGTATTTTCTTAATAAGTCTATACAGTCTGAAGCTTTTTATATGGGCAGAatttaatgagttttttttttaatgaggaagAGATGAGTTACTAATGACCTTCATTCTTAATCGAGTGATAACTTTTACTTTGATGCTTTTATCTGTGATGGACAAGTTAATTCAGTATATAGTGGtgttatgtgagagagagagagaaagaaagagaaagagaatgagagagagagagagagagagagagagagagagagagagagagagagagagagagagagagagagagagagagagagagagagagagagagtgtgtgtgtgtgttgtgtgtgtgtgtgtgtgtgtgtgtgtgtgtgtgtgtgtgtgtgtgtgtgtgtgtgtgtgtgcgtgtgtgcgtgtgtgcgtgtgtgcgtgtgtgcgtgtgtgcgtgtgtgcgtgtgtgcgtgtgtgcgtgtgtgcgtgtgtgcgcgcgtgtgcatttgTAGGTGAGCCTGTGGATATTCCCTCAGAGAACATCATCTCACAAATTCCAAAATGGTAACAGTAACATGGTATGTGGTATTTTGTAATCTCGGTATTCTAgtctaaagtaaaaaaaaaaaaataataataatattaatcaagtaaaaagtaaagaaatcttATAAGTAAACACAATTTTCATCCATGATTTATTAGAATGCCTTGAAAATGGGAAATTTTAGTTCTATCGATAAGATGCAATAAATACATTTTCCAAACCAGGACATATTATCTAAATTGATAACCATAAAAACTGAATCcttcaaatgaaaaaataataattatgcctTTTACTTTTCATTCAAAGACATTTTCTTGCAAATATGACAAAAGAATTTAACACTTTGAAAGGACTGAGTAAAGTCTTAAGTTATGATTACTATCCTTTATAGAATGAGCAGCTGTACTTGTCTTAATTCACATTCTGAAGCCATACATTGATTTGCCATTTCAGCTTATAATGTTTCTGACTGCGAAGTGTCAAACTTAATTTATCTCTACGGCTTAGATAACTTTGAAGGGGTATGTCATGCACCACCCTCATTTCTTCAAAGTGATATGTGACTGAAAGGAAGTTTTCTCTATTTAATTGAGTCATGCATTAAATTTCATGCCTTTGATTATGGGCTCATTCTTTGACAAATGTTGCAAACATTCAAAATGTTTTTGCAAAAAGACAAGTCAATTTCATTAAATCTTTTTGTCATTACCAaggtttctctcaatctcttttcttaGATGTTTCATCAGATGAAAGAAAGTCATTTTCACAAAAGTCTTCCACTGGTttcattatgaaaagaaaaacactttcTACAGAGGTGTTGAAAATGGCAGCCATTCCCAAATATATTACTTGTGACAATATCTTTGACCAGAAAGTTtcttaattatatgaatatttctctCAACATTTATTATAAGataaaatggtaattataaacaGAACAATTTTCTAAAATCTTAAATAATTTGATATCAATATAAGTACTATCAgttgtcaagaaaaaaatatagtaggcATTCCTAATTAATTAACTTTAGCCCTTCTCTCTACAACCCCCAAAATTCTATtacataaataacaatgaaaataacataaagcACCTGGGCAATTATCTGTACATAGGTTGCACTgactgtgttttctctttctttaattaaAATCCATATCCTTAAGCATTCTGTCTGCATGATATGAGAGGAAGTCCTATCACTGGGCTCATAACTTGAGATTCACTCTACATTCAAGATTACACGGTGATAGCAATGCTGATACACACTGCCTTGCCTAGGCCTTTAATTTATCCATTTCATGATAAATGCACTGCACTCACAGATTAAAGCTCATGCACAAGAACTGGATCCAAAGATGGTGAAAGCAGCCAAAACAGCATTCAGTACCAGGACCCTGGTACCATCAAGTATACAGGCAGAAAATTAGTGTTTTACATATGATCAAAAACTTCCCTTGATATACATGGCAcaaatgtctttttcttcttaccaCTGAAGAGCAACACATGAGATGCATAAAATATTAAGGTTAATAAATGCTGTATAACCAGAGAGCCTACAAATgccaaaagcaaataaacaatcaCAAATCTTAAATAGTAAAACATAACAGTGCACAAAAAGATATCAAAATTCATCACCCTAACTCATATACTTGCAATATTCAACCTTATAAAATAAAGCTTTCCCAACACAATAAAAAGAAGGATCTGTCTCTGGCATCAGCTTACCACACTGCAAGCACCATCAGAGTCATGTGAAAATGCTTGATTACCTaagtacttatttttttttaaaaacagaaaattaaaatgcAATGTAAATGAAATGCGTATTCATTAGATGAGAGCCCCAGACACAAAGAAAAGGTATCACGGAGAGACTAGGGACTATCAATGCACAGAGTTAGCACCCACTTCCTCTAtcctttgaaagaaaaaaaaaaaaaaaagaaaaaaaaaaagctgtctcAGGCTAATACTGTTGAAAcgatgacaaaaaaagaaaaaatatctttgGTTTACAGAGAGTATGTtaataaacacttacacataaacatcACTCTTAGTCGTCTCTTCACCTATGTTACACAGCAGGAAAGTCGGTGGCACTTAAAAATCACACCTATTAATGCCATTCTTTTCAGGAACCCGAAGTTTATATGTCTAATTGGGCTGATTCAACAGTACACTGACTCCTTCTCCATGTCCTGACAACTTATCACAGCAGCACTTGCAATCCTTGTGGCAAGATCATttaatcccttttttttcttttttattagtatttctattaaaGTATATAAAGCCCAGCAAACTGGACCTAAGAAATTGCAGTCATAATAAATCATTTAAAACTCACCAAATTACAGCAAGTGAATTTGTAATGAAATCTATAATGCaatttatttttactcttctAGAATCTGGAATATACATAACCAAAACAGTGATTTCTTCATAAATATAAGTTCTGAAAACCAGTTACACACTGTCAACATATCACTTTGGCTTTGGAGCCAAAACAGGTTTCACCTCTTGGCTTTTTCTGGACGGTGCTTTTGTTGAAGGCTTGAGGTCTTGAGATTCAGCTTCCTTCTTCTCAAATTTTTGTTGCAAGGAGGCAACATGTGTGTTGCTTATCCGACCAGCTCGGTTTGGCCCAGAGGTTCCAGAACCAGTGGTGGGTTTGCTGGCTGAACCAACTGGCACCTTACCAATTGCTTGGACTGGTTTTGCAGTCTGTTTCTTTGGTCCCGTCTTCTCTGCTGCTTTGTCTGTGGGCTTGCTGTTGACCTTATTTCCTATCTTGTCTGAAGGTTTGCTGCCTAACTTTTCTGATTTCTCTACCACTTTACTTAGTGGCTTTGGGTCAACCTTATCAGATGATCCGGTCGTTACTTTCTTGGCTCCAGGTTGTGGCGTTGTACTACGGCTTTTATCTCCACGACCACTACTTGTTGCTGGGGTGTTGCGAGTAGGTGTGGTGCCCCTGGTTGGTGTTGTGCCTCTTGTTGGTGATAAGACTCTTCCTGGCTttcctgttggtgttgttgcttttGACTGAGAAACAGTACCACGGCCTCGTGAAGCACTGGTTGGCGAAAGAATAGattctttctcatttccatcTTTTGTGGCTGATGATGATCCTTTATCATCTGTAGAATTAGATGAAACTACAACCTTATCTGGTGGGAATATAACCTTATCCGGTGGGAATACTGGCCGCGTGAGACGTGGAACAGTTGCTATGCTAGTACTAGTGGGGACTGTTGCTTCTGTCCCAGCTTTTGTGGTGGTGGCAGTTGAGCTTGGCAATGTAACAGAGGAGGTAGTTATAGAAACTGCTGCCTTTGAGAAGGGCTTAGGCACACTAGTTGTCAATAATGGTGTTCCTTCTGTCTTGGGACCTGTTTTCGGAAGAccagtttgtttatttgtcttccaAGTACTCTCCCCCAATTTATTGTTTTTTGCTGCTGATGATTCACCTccagttgctgctgctgctgctgctgcttccccTGCTGCAGCTCCTGCTGCTCTCACTGCTGCAAGAGAAGCAGCTAAAGATTTTGATGCAGGTACTGTGCTACCTACAGATGTACTTTTATTGTCTGTGGTGGTGGTAGCACTTACTGTTTCTGATTTTGGAGTTTTCTTCCCTCCAAAAATGCTTGCACTGGTTTTACTAGCTGGTGCTGCTGTTGAGGTGACTGAATTTTTGTTTGAGGATTCTGATGTATTACCTTTTCCTCCACTATTCATATATGAAAAGACACCTCTTGGAGTTGGACCACTAGTTTCTTTTGCACTGCTATCACTAAATTTTGCTGTTGTGGTTACTGGCTTGGTATTAGTTGCTGTACTAGTTGTGGAAGTAGTTGCTGAAGTACTGGGCTTCCTTGCAGTTTCCCTATTGGCCCTCCAAGGATACAGTGAGCTTCTGATCGGTCCGTTATTAGCTAGTATTGAgcttttttcacttttgttttgggTTTCATCTGAACTTGACTTTCCAAAAccaatctttttattttcctgacTTGTAGGTGTCTTTTTACTGTCTCCTGTTTTAgtcttcttatcattctttccTAAACCACTTACAAATTTGTCATCCCTATTTGAGAGTTCTGACACAATTTCTGAGAGCAGTCCTCCATCTTCTGAACTCCCACAACTTGTTCTATTAGTGTCTCCAACAGCAGGGGATGGAGGGCTGACTGAGGCAGATTTACTGCTTCCTTCTCCTGAGGTACTAGTGGCCTGTGTACCTTTAAGATTCTTCTCTGGTTCTGGAGGAGACTCTATGAGGTTTGTGTAAATAGGCTCTGAGACAGGTTCCACTTCCTCAGGAGTGCTTTTCTCTTTACCAGGTTTCTTCTTAGGTTTGTTGTAAAGGAATGAAAATAttgacttcttttcctttttcccttcaacaGCATCAGGAGGAGCATATGTAACCTCCTGCAGTGGTACCTCCTTGTCAGGTGTCTTTTCATCAATAGTTGCATATATGCTTTCTGGTGagttatcatcatctatatctgCTATGGGAGCAGTCCCTTCCTGTATATTAAGACAGTCATCATAGAAGCACTCAGACTCTGGAGTTCCAGGAATCATAGGAAGTGGGGGCCTGGGAGGAGGCTCTGAGGGTCTAGTTGGTGGTAAGCTCTTTGGCCGTGGTGCTCTCATGGAACCAAACTTGGGAATGGCTGGACGTATTGTAACTGGAGCTTCACGCATGCTACCTATTCTTTGGAGTTCCATTGTGGAGTCCTTCCCTGTACTGTCTAAGGCTGATGGTGTCCATGTGACTCTCATGCTGGAACGGGTGTCACCAGAGCTCGGAGTATTAACCTTGTCATCTGGGACGGATGGGGCCCATGACACCTTGTTTGGCTTACCAGTTTCTTCTTGATTTGCTTTCACTTGGCTTGGTTTCAGATTGCTAGGCATTGGAGGCTCAGGTGCAGACCTGACTGGGACAAGATTGGCAGGAAGTTCTGTGGCATGTAGTTGCATGGGTGCAGAGATTTCTAACTGCATAAGACTCTCTCGCTTAATCTTGGCAGCTTTCCTTGGGAGAGTGTTTGAGCATCCAGCTTCTACATCTGTCTGACTAGCTTCACTTCCTTGTTTGTCCTTCTTTGTAAGAAAAGATGCAATTCTTGCCACAGTAGACTGTTTATCTCCCTCCTGTGGTTTTGACTCGGTTTCTGACTCACATGAATACTCCTGTGCCTGAGCTACCAGTGTTGAGGCATCAGGCACAGACAGTGGCCGAGAGTTTAAGCTTGGAGCTCGGCGTGAGGGTGAAATGACTGCTACTTGAGGTGCATTGGCATAAGCAGATAGAGATGCTGTTGTAATTGCTGCAGGACTCACTGTTGCTGTGGCAGTgacagggggtggaggaggtgctgACCTGCTGGGTAGTGCAGACTTTGATACTGGAGGTGCAATAGCAGGGTTGGTAGACCCCTGTAAACTAGGTCCACTGATACTCATCTTTGTCACAGACCCAGTcccagtattagtattagctttTTGCACCTGTGGATATAATCCCTTTGACTGCCAACCAATTACTGAAGAACTGTCTGTGGGACCATTACTCATAACTGTgggtggagcaggaggagcagatgGTACACTTGCTGAAGATAGGGGCTTCGCAGCAGCAGGTGGAGGTGGAATAGGAGGTGGAGCACCTGCACTCTTTACCCCTGGAGGAGACTTCTCCTTCAGTGGTGAAAGAGTAAATCCCTCATGCTTTCCAAACAGATTTTTACTAAACATATTCCCCTTATCAGGTTGATCCCCACTCATGACAGAGTTGGCATGACCATTGAGCAGGGGGCTGTTACTCTTGGAGCCTTGTGATGATGGAGGAGTGGGGGATCTTGGGCTGATGATGCCACCAGTAACGCTGAGCTCAGCCTGTCTCCCGGTAACTCCAGCCTCCACACCAAGTGACCCAGGAGGCCGACTGCCACGTTTGCTTGTGTCCACATGAGGCAACCTGAAAAGAAGACACATTCATGAATattcttaaatgcatatatatatatatctaaataactgGAAAGTCAACAATATAATTCAGATATCCTTAGTGTCCTAAGATCTTTAAATGAGCAGCTTCCTTTAGTTCATCAAAACTTCCTTCcagtgaaagataaatatataaatacataaatacataaatacatacacacttatatatagagagagagagagagagagagagagagagagagagagagagagagagagagagagagagagagagagagagagagggagggagggagggagggagggagggagggagagagagagagagagagagagagagagagagagagagagagagagagagagagagagagagagagagagagtgagagagagagtgagagagtgagagagagagagagagtgagagagagtgagagagagagagagagagagagagagagagagagagagagagagagagagagagagagagagagagagagagagagagagagagtgagagagtgagagagtgagagagtgagagagagagtgagagagtgagagagagagagagagagagagtgagagagtgagagagtgagagagtgagagagagtgagagagagagagagagagagagagagagagagagagagagagagagagagagagagagagagagagagagagagagagagagagagagcgagagagagagagagagggtggatatagatatagataagatacagataaatatatagatataattacggatacagatataggtatatgtatgcatgtatatatggtaaaacaagaacaacagtccTATCCAACCAAATGTGACTTCTGTCTAAAACTTTCATAATTATATCCAATTATCTAAAATTTAGTAATATCTACTAACGTGATATTATGCGTGCACATGTGTTTCTTGAGGGCATGCCCACAATTTAATATGAATTTACAGAGATTGCAGTTATGTATTACACTGTAGTGTCTTCTCATTTTACGAAAGTATTTAGTTAAATGCTTACAGATTACATCTCTCACCGGTCTCACGGAAGagtcaagaataataataataaaacgtgaTAAAGGTGCTGACATTGTGCTCATAACTGCATTAGCCAAAATAATCATGCCTACTTGAGACCAAACCACTTCGATTTTACACCTGCATACTTACAAATCCATAAAATCAACTCAAATTCTATGCATCAAAGAAAGCAATGTGCTTCAAGTGGTTAAGGTAACATCAATTAACAGAGCAACACTATCAGACCAACAACACTTTGTCAAAGTAAGTGAATAAATGCAGAGTAGCTGTCTCTTGCTGTATTTCATGTAATACAATatatctggggaaaaaaaaattggtctACCATTGCagaaatactgatgatagtatTACAAGGTTAGATATTTGCAGAATTGAgctgttaagatttttttttttatttaaaaatccaAGTAAATTTTCACCATTTGCTTTCCTAAATATAAAGTTTCCTTTGCATAATTTTCTTGACATCTATTACTTCATCTATATTTAGAGGTTCAACAAAAAACTAACAGTTTATATTGTGCAGCAATATATTAATTTTAGTCCTTTCTAAACCATACATGATAAGAATCTTAATCAACATTCAAAATATGCATAGACACATTATGCAGCATATTGTAGTCTGTCTACACTACGCACACCTCCACACATatgctgtttttttctgtatgcCTGGTTAATCATAAACAGCAACAGCACAAAGACAATAGCAGAGATGACACCAGCCAATTCCTTCTGCCTATATGCCTCCCTCCTAGCTCACCTTCTGGCCACATACAAAAAAGCCTTCTTATCTACTtgtggaataatatatatatatatatatatatatatatatgattttaaaatgTCTCAGCTGCATTTTATCACtataaatatctaaatgtataaTATAAGCTGCAGTAAGTAGAGAATTCAGtgcagtgggaaaaaaaaaaaaaaatgatgatgtaatgttaaaatattaattacatatCCTACACCATGGAATTATTTATTCACCTATAGGCCTGTACAGAGGCCTGAATACAACATTTTTCATTCAAAtccagggcagagagagagagagagggcagagagagagagagagagagagagggccagagagagagagagggccagagagagagagagggccagagagagagagagagggcaagagagagagagagagggccagagagagagagagagggccagagagagagagagagggcaagagagagagagagggcaagagagagagagagggcaagagagagagagagggcaagagagagagagagggcaagagagagagagagagggcaagagagagagagagggcagagagagagagagagggcaagagagagagagagggcaagagagagagagaggggcgagagagagagagagagggcgagagagagagagagagagagggcgagagagagagagagagagggcgagagagagagagagggcgagagagagagagagagagggcgagagagagagaggcagagagagggcgagagagagagagagagagagggcgagagagagggagagagggcgagagagagagagagagaggcagagagagagagagagggcagagagagagagagagagggcagagagagagagagagagagggcgagagagagagagagagagggcgagagagagagagagagagaggggccagagagagagagagagggccagagagagagagagagagggccagagagagagagagagggcagagagagagagagagagggccagagagagagagagagggcagagagagagagagagggccagagagagagagagagggccagagagagagagagagggcagagagagagagagagagagagagagagagagagagagagagagagagagagagagagagagagagagagagggagagagagagagagagagagagggggagagagaggagagagggagagaggagggggagagagagagagagagagagagagagagagagagagagagagagagagagagagagagagagagagagagagagagagagagagagagagagagagagagagagagagagagagagagagagagagagagagagagagagagagagagagagagagagagagagagagagagagagagagagagagagagagagagagagagagagagagagagagagagagagagagagagagagagagagagagagagagagagagagagagagagagagagagagagagagagaggagagagagagagagagagagagagagagagagagagagagagagagagagagagagagagagagagagagagagagagagagagagagagagagagagagagagagagagagagagagagagagagagagagagagagatagagagagagagagagagaagagagagagagagatagagagagagagagagagagagagagagagagagaaagagagagagagagagagagagagagagagagagagtagaagagagagagagagagagagacagagagagagacagagagagagagacagagagagagagagagagagagagagagagagagagagaga from Penaeus chinensis breed Huanghai No. 1 chromosome 39, ASM1920278v2, whole genome shotgun sequence harbors:
- the LOC125046428 gene encoding flocculation protein FLO11-like, which codes for LVFLVADGGRGGGHGGGGGATTEFSSHRIITPKLTHFRTKRHIDSTRETEGHVHDITLGLNLGEEDILVDLQLNRNLLPRDYFEKYYHNGSQYIQRPVGEAAGLCHYQGVIRGRPGSWAALSTCNGVSGVVFDGEELHYVERIPETPASIQSPHYHFQHSDIIPRNFSCGYSGKPHPVRDLFHDENFSRLLRYKRSSTVSNSNNIRGPYNANALSRYVELVLVADKSVFEKHGHEVSKIYNRCKDIANIVNALYQPLNIFIALVGVEVWKDEDQVEISTDGDKTLTNFLNYRKVRLIQEHPNDNAQLLTGKQFDAGVVGKALKGPICTYQYSGGVNMDHSDTVGLVATTVAHEMGHNFGMEHDTEEECECPDKRCIMAPSSGSKSPTHWSSCSYEYLALSFERSMDYCLRNKPTRLFDSPVCGNGFVEPGEQCDCGLPDYCNNPCCNAATCMLYSNATCATGHCCDLETCRPKLAGVKCRTAVHECDLPEYCTGDSEYCPDDSFKLDGHECMAGQAFCHNGMCRTHGEQCKLLWGPTGQSSDDRCYMMNTQGSQNGNCGYNWVNDTYYKCSDRDIKCGMLHCMHLNERLEFGMESVSKVSHSFLKSSSGVIPCRVALVDMGLDMVDPGLAPDGAKCGRGRMCVNQRCMPVADLKIGECNCNGHGVCNNNGHCHCDVGYAPPDCLYPGLGGSKDSGPASNPHATNNFVIGMFVFFLGIVPGGLVVLCLVYYTRGNLKLWWETKGRPATSKLPHVDTSKRGSRPPGSLGVEAGVTGRQAELSVTGGIISPRSPTPPSSQGSKSNSPLLNGHANSVMSGDQPDKGNMFSKNLFGKHEGFTLSPLKEKSPPGVKSAGAPPPIPPPPAAAKPLSSASVPSAPPAPPTVMSNGPTDSSSVIGWQSKGLYPQVQKANTNTGTGSVTKMSISGPSLQGSTNPAIAPPVSKSALPSRSAPPPPPVTATATVSPAAITTASLSAYANAPQVAVISPSRRAPSLNSRPLSVPDASTLVAQAQEYSCESETESKPQEGDKQSTVARIASFLTKKDKQGSEASQTDVEAGCSNTLPRKAAKIKRESLMQLEISAPMQLHATELPANLVPVRSAPEPPMPSNLKPSQVKANQEETGKPNKVSWAPSVPDDKVNTPSSGDTRSSMRVTWTPSALDSTGKDSTMELQRIGSMREAPVTIRPAIPKFGSMRAPRPKSLPPTRPSEPPPRPPLPMIPGTPESECFYDDCLNIQEGTAPIADIDDDNSPESIYATIDEKTPDKEVPLQEVTYAPPDAVEGKKEKKSIFSFLYNKPKKKPGKEKSTPEEVEPVSEPIYTNLIESPPEPEKNLKGTQATSTSGEGSSKSASVSPPSPAVGDTNRTSCGSSEDGGLLSEIVSELSNRDDKFVSGLGKNDKKTKTGDSKKTPTSQENKKIGFGKSSSDETQNKSEKSSILANNGPIRSSLYPWRANRETARKPSTSATTSTTSTATNTKPVTTTAKFSDSSAKETSGPTPRGVFSYMNSGGKGNTSESSNKNSVTSTAAPASKTSASIFGGKKTPKSETVSATTTTDNKSTSVGSTVPASKSLAASLAAVRAAGAAAGEAAAAAAATGGESSAAKNNKLGESTWKTNKQTGLPKTGPKTEGTPLLTTSVPKPFSKAAVSITTSSVTLPSSTATTTKAGTEATVPTSTSIATVPRLTRPVFPPDKVIFPPDKVVVSSNSTDDKGSSSATKDGNEKESILSPTSASRGRGTVSQSKATTPTGKPGRVLSPTRGTTPTRGTTPTRNTPATSSGRGDKSRSTTPQPGAKKVTTGSSDKVDPKPLSKVVEKSEKLGSKPSDKIGNKVNSKPTDKAAEKTGPKKQTAKPVQAIGKVPVGSASKPTTGSGTSGPNRAGRISNTHVASLQQKFEKKEAESQDLKPSTKAPSRKSQEVKPVLAPKPK